One genomic window of Glycine max cultivar Williams 82 chromosome 16, Glycine_max_v4.0, whole genome shotgun sequence includes the following:
- the LOC100782880 gene encoding PHD finger protein ING2: protein MGLVAIVKIDSHIKRLDEDLNNFAEDLKQEGKIAPDEPAILPPLPIVPKPEKRKPIYVTPQSKRIDYRDRDWDRERDRDFELMPPPGSHKKEYATPMDVDQPIDPNEPTYCVCHQVSFGDMIACDNENCQGGEWFHYSCVGLTQETRFKGKWYCPTCILLPQCQR from the exons ATGGGGCTGGTTGCTATAGTGAAA ATAGATAGTCATATAAAACGACTTGATGAGGATTTAAACAACTTTGCCGAAGATTTAAAGCAAG AGGGTAAAATAGCACCAGATGAACCAGCAATTCTGCCCCCGTTGCCTATAGTCCCTAAACCTGAAAAGCGTAAACCCATATATGTAACTCCTCAATCAAAGAGAATTGATTACAGGGATAGAGATTGGGATAGGGAGCGTGATAGGGACTTTGAGCTGATGCCTCCACCAGGAAGTCATAAAAAGGAGTATGCTACCCCGATGGATGTTGATCAACCCATTGATCCAAATGAACCGACATACTGTGTTTGTCATCAG GTATCTTTTGGAGATATGATTGCTTGTGACAATGAAAAT TGCCAAGGAGGTGAATGGTTCCACTATTCGTGCGTTGGGCTAACGCAAGAGACAAGGTTCAAGGGAAAGTGGTACTGTCCGACTTGCATATTACTCCCACAATGTCAACGATGA
- the LOC100809416 gene encoding NADPH-dependent aldehyde reductase-like protein, chloroplastic — translation MASSSESQSQSKPLQDRVAIVTGSSRGIGREIALHLASLGARLVVNYTSNSAQADSVAAQINAGSATTTPRAVVVQADVSDPAQVKSLFDSAERAFDSPIHILVNSAGVIDGTYPSVADTTVESFDRTFAVNARGAFACAREAANRLKRGGGGRIILLTTSQVVALRPGYGAYAASKAAVEAMVKILAKELKGTQITANCVAPGPIATEMFFEGKTEEVVNRIVQESPLGRLGETKDVAPVVGFLATDASEWVNGQIVRVNGGYI, via the coding sequence ATGGCTTCTAGTTCAGAATCTCAATCTCAGTCTAAACCGCTCCAAGACCGAGTTGCAATCGTCACCGGCTCGTCCCGCGGAATCGGCCGAGAAATCGCGCTTCACCTCGCCTCACTCGGCGCGCGACTCGTCGTCAACTACACCTCCAACTCGGCCCAAGCCGACTCAGTCGCGGCGCAGATCAACGCCGGTTCCGCCACCACGACACCGCGCGCCGTCGTGGTCCAAGCCGACGTGTCCGATCCGGCTCAGGTGAAGTCGCTCTTCGACTCGGCCGAGCGCGCCTTCGACTCGCCGATCCACATCCTTGTCAACTCGGCGGGCGTGATCGACGGCACGTATCCCTCCGTCGCCGACACCACCGTGGAGTCCTTCGACCGCACTTTCGCGGTGAACGCGCGTGGCGCCTTCGCGTGCGCCAGGGAGGCCGCGAACCGCCTCAAGCGCGGCGGCGGAGGGCGGATCATTCTACTGACGACATCGCAGGTGGTGGCGCTGAGGCCGGGGTACGGGGCGTACGCGGCGTCGAAGGCGGCGGTGGAGGCAATGGTGAAGATCCTGGCGAAGGAACTGAAAGGGACGCAGATAACGGCGAATTGCGTTGCGCCGGGACCGATTGCGACGGAGATGTTCTTCGAGGGTAAGACGGAGGAGGTGGTGAATCGGATCGTGCAAGAGAGTCCCTTGGGGAGGCTCGGTGAGACCAAAGACGTGGCACCCGTTGTGGGATTCTTGGCCACTGATGCTTCTGAATGGGTCAACGGTCAAATTGTTCGTGTCAACGGTGGCTATATttag